Proteins encoded by one window of Streptacidiphilus sp. PB12-B1b:
- a CDS encoding cytochrome c oxidase assembly protein, with protein sequence MSGPMWMPDAPPTLARLLAWHPQPVPVEPVACALLLAAYALAVVRLRRRGDRWPIGRCVAWLLGVASISAVTCTGVGGYGMELFSVHMVQHMVLSMLSPILLLLGAPVTLALRTLPSARRGRRGPRELLVRFLGSRVARVVSSPLFSLPLFIASLYGLYFTPLFDWLMRSWWGHEFMLVHFLAVGMLFFWPVMGIDPAPHRPGHLIRMLELFLGMPFHAFFGIDVMMSSGLITTYYAHPPAAWHYDVLADQKTGGGIAWAFSEIPTLLVLLALLAQWSASEARTARRSDRRAERDQDAELSAYNAYLDRLAHQGQPPAA encoded by the coding sequence ATGAGCGGACCGATGTGGATGCCCGATGCGCCCCCCACACTCGCCCGGCTGCTGGCCTGGCACCCGCAGCCGGTCCCGGTCGAACCCGTGGCCTGCGCACTGCTGCTGGCGGCGTACGCGCTGGCGGTGGTCCGGCTGCGCCGCCGCGGCGACCGCTGGCCGATCGGCAGGTGCGTGGCCTGGCTGCTGGGAGTGGCCAGCATCTCGGCTGTGACCTGCACCGGGGTCGGCGGCTACGGCATGGAACTGTTCAGCGTCCACATGGTCCAGCACATGGTCCTGTCCATGCTCTCGCCGATCCTGCTCCTGCTGGGCGCGCCGGTCACCCTCGCGCTGCGGACCCTGCCGTCGGCGCGGCGCGGGCGCAGGGGCCCGCGCGAGCTGCTGGTGCGGTTCCTGGGCAGCCGGGTGGCCCGGGTGGTCTCCTCGCCGCTGTTCAGCCTGCCGCTGTTCATCGCCAGCCTGTACGGGCTGTACTTCACCCCGCTGTTCGACTGGCTGATGCGCAGCTGGTGGGGGCACGAGTTCATGCTGGTGCACTTCCTGGCGGTGGGGATGCTGTTCTTCTGGCCGGTCATGGGCATCGACCCGGCACCGCACCGGCCAGGCCACCTGATCCGGATGCTGGAGCTGTTCCTCGGCATGCCCTTCCACGCCTTCTTCGGCATCGACGTGATGATGTCAAGCGGCCTGATCACCACCTACTACGCCCACCCGCCGGCCGCCTGGCACTACGACGTCCTGGCCGACCAGAAGACCGGCGGCGGCATCGCCTGGGCCTTCAGCGAGATCCCCACCCTGCTGGTGCTGCTCGCGCTGCTCGCCCAGTGGTCCGCCAGCGAGGCCCGCACCGCCCGGCGCTCGGACCGGCGTGCCGAACGCGACCAGGACGCCGAACTGAGCGCCTACAACGCCTACCTGGACCGCCTCGCCCACCAGGGACAACCGCCCGCAGCCTGA
- a CDS encoding pyridoxal-dependent decarboxylase: MALRHAVCPPSCTCDDHQPTVPGRQEVLRPGRTELAAEEMEPEAAYRLVHDELMLDGNARLNLATFATSWMEPQAQALMNGSLAKNAVDREEYPQTAAMEERCVRMIARLWRAPDPGCTVGCSTTGSSEATMLAGLALKTRWQQRRRAAGEPCGRPNLLGDGAQLPVLAFHLDADTEGFTVFEVSRALRERGWQVPAYTFPKNREELAVLRVVVRHGFSGELAQLFLDDLRRGTEQLAEQPLPVSV; this comes from the coding sequence ATGGCGCTGCGACATGCCGTCTGCCCTCCCAGCTGCACCTGCGACGACCATCAGCCGACCGTCCCGGGACGCCAGGAGGTGCTGCGTCCGGGGCGTACCGAGTTGGCGGCCGAGGAGATGGAGCCCGAGGCCGCGTACCGGCTGGTGCACGACGAGCTGATGCTGGACGGCAACGCGCGGCTGAACCTGGCTACCTTCGCGACCAGTTGGATGGAGCCCCAGGCCCAGGCGCTGATGAACGGGTCGCTGGCGAAGAACGCTGTGGACCGCGAGGAGTACCCGCAGACCGCGGCCATGGAGGAGCGCTGCGTGCGGATGATCGCGCGGTTGTGGCGCGCGCCGGACCCGGGCTGCACTGTCGGCTGCTCCACCACCGGTTCCAGCGAGGCCACCATGCTGGCCGGGCTGGCTCTCAAGACCCGGTGGCAGCAGCGGCGTCGGGCAGCTGGTGAGCCGTGTGGGCGGCCGAACCTCCTGGGCGACGGAGCACAACTGCCGGTCCTGGCCTTCCATCTGGACGCTGACACCGAGGGGTTCACCGTCTTCGAGGTCTCGCGCGCGCTGCGGGAACGAGGCTGGCAGGTCCCCGCCTACACCTTCCCGAAGAACCGGGAGGAACTGGCCGTGCTGCGGGTCGTCGTGCGGCACGGATTCAGCGGCGAACTGGCCCAGCTGTTCCTGGACGATCTGCGGCGCGGCACTGAGCAGCTGGCCGAGCAGCCGTTGCCGGTGTCGGTCTGA
- a CDS encoding chloride channel protein, protein MATQEQSGTSSTTTQDLEAGSALSIVTRRAAGWLRGTRLGLLFVAVVIGAGAGLGAVVFRYLIYGFTWLATGHTQFGQQGRVDSTHLEFLGLGFFVVVPVVGGLLYGPLINRFAPEARGHGVPEVMIAVAENGGRIRPQVSLVKALASALCIGVGGSVGREGPIVQIGSAMASSLGQWVRMPEQRLRILVACGAGGAISATFNAPITGVFFGAELILGSISAEAVFTVMLSSMVADVIGRAVFGSAPFFSGLPSGIALHHTYNYLLVALLAVLAALIGLAFKTVLYKTEDICDRLWGGRPEWARPAVGGIALGLLLLALPQMYGVGYQVMYKAVDHDYAIWFLVLLAAGKIVATSLTIGIGGSGGVFAPSLFIGATSGMAFGETADHLLGPAAGQPALYAVVGMGAVFAAATRAPLTSLASVVEMTGDFTLALPVMLAVSIASTISRTLSYGTIYTTKLLRRGTDIERQTPGQVFLGLTAADAMHPFLKPLNTAARADGNGSGGPALTALLGPVTRTRTPQVVFANESLEQSLRQLVLYGHDGLPVISTDGQHLQGWLTDQHLLRAIAAQIATATAGIEAGHLSAEWATPHPDQADHDPRTQLAGYQVVEFTVAHDSAAAGRKVADVHWPPGHLPVALIRDHQLGDIKPGTTLIPGDRVDVLVPHPTGDAPVAEGEQELQRRA, encoded by the coding sequence GTGGCAACCCAAGAGCAGTCCGGTACCTCCTCGACGACGACACAGGACCTCGAAGCCGGCTCGGCGCTGTCCATAGTGACCAGGCGTGCGGCGGGCTGGCTGCGGGGAACCCGGCTCGGTCTGCTCTTCGTCGCGGTCGTCATCGGCGCCGGGGCGGGTCTGGGCGCGGTGGTGTTCCGCTATCTGATCTACGGGTTCACCTGGCTGGCCACCGGACACACGCAGTTCGGCCAGCAGGGGCGGGTCGACAGCACCCACCTGGAGTTCTTGGGGCTGGGGTTCTTCGTGGTCGTCCCGGTGGTCGGCGGGCTGCTGTACGGGCCGCTGATCAACCGGTTCGCGCCCGAGGCGCGCGGACACGGCGTGCCCGAGGTGATGATCGCGGTCGCGGAGAACGGCGGCCGGATCCGGCCGCAGGTCAGCCTGGTCAAAGCACTCGCCTCCGCGCTGTGCATCGGCGTCGGAGGGTCGGTGGGCCGCGAGGGGCCGATCGTGCAGATCGGCTCGGCCATGGCCTCCAGCCTCGGCCAGTGGGTGCGCATGCCGGAGCAGCGGCTGCGGATCCTGGTCGCGTGCGGAGCCGGCGGGGCGATCTCGGCGACCTTCAACGCGCCCATCACCGGGGTGTTCTTCGGGGCGGAACTGATCCTGGGGTCGATCTCCGCCGAGGCGGTCTTCACGGTCATGCTGTCCTCGATGGTCGCCGACGTCATCGGCCGTGCCGTCTTCGGCAGCGCCCCCTTCTTCTCCGGGCTGCCGAGCGGGATCGCCCTGCACCACACCTACAACTACCTGCTGGTGGCCCTGCTCGCGGTGCTGGCCGCGCTCATCGGGCTGGCGTTCAAGACCGTCCTGTACAAGACCGAGGACATCTGCGACCGGCTGTGGGGAGGCCGCCCCGAATGGGCCCGCCCGGCCGTCGGCGGCATTGCCCTGGGCCTGTTGCTGCTGGCCCTGCCGCAGATGTACGGGGTGGGCTACCAGGTCATGTACAAGGCCGTGGACCACGACTACGCGATCTGGTTCCTGGTCCTGCTGGCCGCGGGGAAGATCGTCGCGACCAGCCTGACCATCGGCATCGGCGGTTCCGGCGGGGTGTTCGCCCCGTCGCTGTTCATCGGTGCCACCTCCGGCATGGCCTTCGGCGAGACGGCCGACCACCTGCTGGGCCCGGCTGCGGGACAGCCCGCCCTGTACGCGGTGGTCGGCATGGGCGCGGTCTTCGCCGCCGCCACCCGCGCACCGCTGACCTCGCTGGCCAGCGTGGTGGAGATGACCGGCGACTTCACCCTCGCCCTTCCCGTCATGCTGGCGGTGTCCATCGCCTCGACGATCTCCCGGACCCTGAGCTACGGCACCATCTACACCACCAAGCTGCTGCGCCGCGGCACCGACATCGAACGCCAGACACCCGGACAGGTCTTCCTGGGCCTGACCGCAGCCGACGCGATGCACCCCTTCCTGAAACCGCTGAACACCGCAGCCCGTGCCGACGGCAACGGTAGCGGCGGTCCGGCCCTGACCGCCCTTCTCGGTCCGGTCACCCGCACGCGCACGCCCCAGGTCGTGTTCGCCAACGAGAGCCTGGAGCAGTCGCTGAGACAGCTCGTGCTCTACGGGCACGACGGACTGCCCGTCATATCCACCGACGGACAGCACCTGCAGGGCTGGCTCACCGACCAGCACCTGCTGCGCGCGATCGCAGCCCAGATCGCCACCGCCACCGCCGGCATCGAAGCCGGACACCTCTCAGCCGAATGGGCCACCCCGCACCCTGACCAGGCCGACCACGACCCGCGCACCCAACTGGCGGGCTACCAGGTCGTCGAGTTCACCGTCGCCCACGACTCGGCCGCAGCCGGACGCAAAGTCGCCGATGTGCACTGGCCGCCCGGGCACCTGCCCGTCGCCCTCATCCGTGACCACCAACTGGGCGACATCAAACCCGGTACCACCCTCATCCCCGGGGACCGCGTCGACGTCCTCGTGCCCCACCCAACCGGCGACGCGCCCGTCGCGGAAGGAGAACAAGAGCTCCAGCGGCGCGCATGA
- a CDS encoding DUF3040 domain-containing protein, producing the protein MGLSEDDRRALRDIEQGLDTQDPHLAFLLSSLGRERPLCTLIRVLLPSPRVWWLAATTLLSITLLAASTSTRNWYLAIAGAAAAALGILPEVRLPRRWTGNRRSR; encoded by the coding sequence ATGGGCCTGTCGGAGGATGACCGCCGTGCTCTGCGGGACATCGAGCAGGGACTGGACACGCAGGATCCGCACCTGGCGTTCCTGCTCTCCTCGCTCGGCCGGGAACGGCCCCTGTGTACCCTGATCCGTGTCCTGCTGCCCAGCCCACGCGTCTGGTGGTTGGCAGCCACAACGCTCCTCAGCATCACGCTGCTGGCAGCGTCCACGAGCACGCGGAACTGGTACCTGGCCATCGCCGGCGCTGCCGCGGCTGCGCTCGGAATACTCCCGGAGGTCCGACTGCCAAGGCGCTGGACCGGCAACCGCCGGAGCCGGTGA